The DNA region GAGGCCCCGATGTCTGCAGAGCATGCTGTTTCCTGTCCCCGGGCCCCTCTGTGGTGGGCTCACTGTCTAACCTCTGACGGGCCAAGGTCAGGGTGGCCTGAGCAGGACAGACGCTGCCCGCAGCGGGTAGTAGGTACGAGGGAGCCAGCAGTGTGGCTGGAACTCATACAGAGCCGGGGCAGCCTGGCTGCCTGTGCGCAGACGGGAGTCCAGAGCCAGCCCTCTCCAttccccaggggagctgcaggccccacccagaGTTTCAGGGCAGAGGGCATAAGCCTCATGAGGTGGCAGCGACATGCCTGGCACCTGGCCCGGAGCTTGGCACAGAAGTGGGGCCACATCCACATCTGTTGACTCACTGAATCATGTCGTGGCAAAGCAGCGAGGTGGGGCTTCCCTGATTAACGCTTGTATTTCTTCACCTGTAACCTGGGCTCACAGTGGGGAGGCCGAGACAGTCAAGAGCTAAATAAACAAGGAGACAAGCTGTCTTGTGAAGGAAATCATTAGAGGACAGGATTGCAATGGGTGCGGGCCCTCCAGGTGTGTGTCACAGGCGTCTGCAGGGGACACTGCGATTAGAAAGCAAGAGCCCTGCTGGGCGGCTCGGTCGGAGCATCGTCCCGTCCAAGAAGGGTCTTAGAtttgatgcccggtcagggcacatcctggaagcaacagatggatgtttctctctcacacatctccctctctctcctccctccatctctccctccctgcctgtctcGAAAAGCAATACacatatcctcgtgtgaggataaaaagaaaaaaacaaggagTTGGCCGTGCAGTGGGGtggccagtgcaaaggccctgaggtgcaCACTTAGCATCTCGATGCACTAGATAGCAGTCAGCAGGGCTGGAGACAGCGTGGTGATGGCGTCCAGTGTTTTCATATGCTCGCAGAGGGCGCCGTGCACTCCGAGCGGTTTGTACGCTCCACTCCTTCAGTGCTGGAATTCAGCCACTCGCCAAGGTGGCACAgccaggaaggtgggggtgggcaagGCCAGGAGGGCTGGATCCGGCCAGGCTTTCTTAGCAGCTAGTCCATGGCTACTTTGGGTTTATTCTAAGGCACAGGAGGTGCTGGAGGGTTCAGAGAAAGGAGATTCAGCTGCATGTTTTAGAAAGTGTGGAGCGTGCATTTTCAGGGACGGGGGGCGGAGCCCAGAAATGGGTGTCTGAGAGGTGTCCAGGGCCcggtggggatggagagaggtGGATAGTGCGAGGTCTCGTTCCAAATGGAAGGTCCCAGGTCAGAACCGGGTGGACCCCTGGCTCTCAGCTGTCCTTCATCCCCTGAcctgcctctcctcccacacAGGAAGGATGCCTCTGGCCCTCAGAGAGCACCGTGTCCGGCAGTGGAATCCCAGAGGTGAGCCCCAGTGTGCCtgcttcccccccttcccctcctgccctccataCCTGCCCTCCAAAGTGCTTCAGTGGACCCagaggcccccagcccagcggtgCCCTTCCCGGGCTGAACAGCTGGCTGCTACAGGCTCACTCTCTGCCCTTCTCTGAAGAAACGCGCGGTGGCTGGTCCTCCCTGCCCGGACAGGATGCACCCACCCCAGGGAGCAGCCCCGTGtctgccccaggccagccagggcggcCCCCTTCAGCTCTGATGGCCCCAGGCCAGTGCTGCAGGAGGGGGCGGTACTCAGGTggaggccaggccccaggctcgcCTCGCCccgccctccctttccccagagaGCAGGGTCGCACGCAGCCATCCTTGCTTCGGGCCCTGCTTCTGGGGACCCTCACTCTGCTCTGCTCCCTCCAGCCTCAGGTCTACGCCCCACCGAGGCCCACGGACCGCCTGGCCGTGCCCCCCTTCGCCCAGCGGGACCGCGTCCACCGCTTCCAGCCCACCTACCCCTACCTGCAGCATGAGATCGACCTGCCGCCCACCATCTCGCTGTCGGACGGGGAGGAGCCGCCGCCCTACCAGGGCCCCTGCACCCTCCAGCTGCGGGACCCCGAGCAGCAGCTGGAGCTCAACCGCGAGTCGGTGCGCGCACCCCCAAACAGGACCATCTTCGACAGCGACCTGATGGACAGCGCCATGCTGGGCGGCCCCTGTCCCCCCAGCAGCAACTCGGGCATCAGCGCCACGTGCTACGGGGGCGGCGGGCGCATGGAGGGGCCGCCCCCCACCTACAGCGAGGTCATCGGGCACTACCCCGGGTCCGCCGCCTTCCAGCATCAGCAGAGCAGCGGGCCGGCCTCCCTGCTGGAGGGGGCCCGGCTCCACCCCGCGCACCTCGCGGCCCTGGAGAGCGCTGCCGCCTGGagccaagaggagaaacagaagggACACCCTCTCTAGGGTGCGGCCGCGGCCAGGGCAGTGGTGGGTGAAAAGGCAAACACTCCGCACTtcgaagaggagagaggaggccgGGCGGACACGCGCCgccgtcccctccccctccctgtgtaTAAATAGTCACATGTCTGTCTGGTCCGGATGCACAAGCTAAGAAAGCTTgcaaaacaacaaacacacacacagaaacgaTGTTTCTTTGTTGAGCCCTGTCTTGAAGgcaaaagagaagaaacaatTCTACCCTAGTTTTTTCTGTTGCTAGTCGAGCTTCGTGaaggcttccttccttcctttcgttTGTTTATGACGATTTCACttaactttaaaaacatatttgcacAAAACCTTTGTTTAAAGATCtgcaatattatatataaaaatatatataaagtaagaGAAACTGTATGTATGAGGGCAGGAGTATTTTTGTATTAGAAGAGtcctattaaaacacacacaggcTGTTCTCTGAGCgagaaggggaaggggccacTCGGAGTGCCAGCTCGGAACGTGTGTCTTACCTTGTAAAGAAGCAATGACAAAGCAGGGGTTTAgagttatttatataaatgttgaGCTTTTgcactattttttaatataaatatgtcaGTGCTTGTTTGACGGAAACTTTTATCACGTTTGTCGAGACTCTTAAGGGAGAGATGCCGAGCTCGGCGGCGGGCAGACGGGCTCCGCCTGAGCGGAGAGGCTGGGACGGCGCGTCCGCAGCGGGCGCTGTGCTGGGGTAGGCTCTTCCCTCCTTACACATTCCCGCCCGAAGGGGACACGCTTTCTCCTCGGGGTCAGAGCAGCCTTTGAATCGCATGAAATAGAGGCACCGAGTTCCAGGCGGTGGCTTTGCTTCCCCAAATGAAATAAACTGTTACTGAAGGAATTTAAGTTTtccctcctatttttttttttaatcatgaaggTCCCCAAAGGCAGGGGCGAAGGTGCTGCTATTGACACGTCAAGGGGTGTAGACGGCATGTTGTGCAGAATTCGACGGTGGCTCCAGAGCTGGTCGGTTACGGTCAGTGCAGTCCACTGGCTACAGGAAAGGCCCAGCGTCTAGGGCTGTGCCTCGTCCCTGTCTCGCTCTCTACGTAGGATTCCCCCTTACTGGGCCAAGCACGGAAGACCAGAGATGAAGAAGCGACACTGCCAGACGTGCAGAAGGACCGTCAGCCTCTGCACCCCGCGCTCGAGGCTTTAGGCCGGGGCTGGGGGCGTCCTGTAAGACCCGGGAAATCGtagggtctggccctgccaaggcattagggtgaggGAGTTGCATGTCTGACCGCACACAGCAGGCTGGTTCTAAGGTGGTAATTTTGGATGGCCCGCGAGTGAAAAaagcttccccacccctgcttggAAGCGGGtcctctgccttctctccatccccattCCTCCTGGGAACAGTCCTGTTCCGTGTGTGTCTTTCCCTGTGTTCCCATCAGCATCTTCCTCGGACACGACTCCTGTTTACCGGTGTTTTACCGAGCAGATTTGGGTGTGGGGAGACCCCTCGTGGGTGTGCGTGGGCACACGTGCGTGCGAGTAGAGATGAATGGCAGGAAGTagagtggggtcccttggcatatGCCGAGGACggtggctggagctggagccctTTCTCCCGGTGAGGACTCGCTAATCTCCATGAGgggtggaccccccccccccaaccctcaacCGAAGAGCAgccccccgtcccccaccccacggAGGTGTCCTCATTTTTGGCAGAATGCCAACTAGCCGACTGACGTAAGAGAAAGATATGAGGCAATAACTATTGTTTTTAAGCAACTATTTTATTACTTGAAAAATGAAAACCTGGGAACAGTTTTGAAGTTCTGACCATTTGAACTCTGTTTATATACAAATTTTACAAACAGGCGAGCACCAGGCACGGCCGCCGCGTCCTCGGCCAGCCTGGCAGAGGTGTCCGCCTCACAGCGCCTGCCCCTCCGTGGGTCTTCAGCCTGAAGCTTGCTGCCCTCAAAGAGGGTTCTTTTCAAAGGCCGAGCAGAGACGCCCCTGCCATCTGTGCTGACAGGACAGGGACGATTTGTAGGGAACGGTTTTAAAGGTCCGTTTCCGGGGAGTGTCCCTAGTGCCTTACTGAGGAAACACTGGGCTCCGGTCGCCCGGCGGCGTTCCGGGGGTGCCTGGCTCCCCCGGACCCGCCTCCCGCTCCTGGCCCACAAAGGGCTGCTGCTTCTCAAACCCCCCTTTGCCCTCCCTCGTcccagcccccctgccctccaccctgcacTCCTCCCTGGGCCAGGCgacccctcctgccccagcctccctggccgAGTACTGTGCTTACCGCCCCCCTGGGTGGAAACCTGGAAGTGGGCCTGACAAAAGCCCGTGCGCAGCGCCCCCAGGTCCTCTGAACCTCGGTGCCGGTGGCGCGGTCCGATCTGCTGTACTTGCGGAGTTCGGAGGAGTTAGGAGGAAGCCGGGCGGCCGACCTCAGCCGGTTGGAGGGCAGAGCTGGCTCCTCTGATCAGCCCCAGTCGGtgctgcaggccaggtccccgtGCGGCCTGACCTGGGCTCCTGCCGGGCCGGTGACACTGGGGCGTGCATCTCAACAACAGTGGTGTGTGTTCCCAGAAAGTGGCGCCGTAGCTAAGCTCTGGGTTTCTCTGGACCCCAGAGCTGGGGTGCGGGGGGCACGATTTCCTCTAGGTGTCGGCTGTCAGGCTGTTACCTTTGAAAAGCCTTTGCGCACCCCTCAGGAGGCCCCCTGTCGCCAGTAGAGAGTGGGGGGTCTTTAGAAGTGGCTGGTTGGAGGGGGACCAGGTTGGGCTCAGAAAAGGCGGTGGAGCTCAGCTGTCTGTAATGCTCATTGTTTTCCTGCTGGTCAGTCATCACATCCCCCGCACCCCGTTCCCACAAAGCCCGGTCCAGGCACACGGACTTAGCAAAGTCCACCGTGAGCCGTCCATGTTCCCTCAAAGCCCAGTGTCTGCGCACAGAGCTGAGAGTGACCTCTTCCCCGTGCAGTGAGCTCCGAATCCGTCCCTGTCCTTGTCTGTCTTGTCTGTGAATTCTGCGTTTCAGAGATTCCTCTTTTCTACATGTAACGCAAAGCTTCCAGGTCCGTAGAGCATCCCAATGACAAGGGAAGAATTGTCATCCTCCGGAACCTGTGCTTCAGGTGTTGCTGTAACTGGGGGGCTGCGAAGGCCGCGCTCCCCTTGCCGCCTGAGGCCGCGGTGGTGTGCGGATGGCGGCGCCCACTGGTGTCCTGGGCCCCGGAACTGCTCGCCTTTGCCGCCCTGTGTCCCGACTTCGTTAAACTGCAAACTGTCCGTGTCGCTCGGACTGGACCGGGCTCGCGCCGCTGCTGCGGTGGTAGCCTGTGTACTCGATGCCCGTCCACGGGCCCGATGAAATTGCTTGTTGTTACCAATAATCGTTAGTGGCGAGGATGACATTCTGAAGAGCTGCAATACTTACACAATAAATTTTACAATCTTTGGAATGAGGCTGGTTTATTTCTTTGGtcgctcccctgcccccaccgcccTCGGCAACCACCCCCGGGCCCCACGGAGCTGCCGGGAGACCTTGGCCAATTCCTTCCTCCCCTGCG from Eptesicus fuscus isolate TK198812 chromosome 12, DD_ASM_mEF_20220401, whole genome shotgun sequence includes:
- the PMEPA1 gene encoding protein TMEPAI; amino-acid sequence: MHRLMGVNSTATAAAAGQPNVSCTCNCKRSLFQSMEITELEFVEITIIVVVVMVMVVVITCLLSHYKLSARSFIGRHSQGRRREDALSSEGCLWPSESTVSGSGIPEPQVYAPPRPTDRLAVPPFAQRDRVHRFQPTYPYLQHEIDLPPTISLSDGEEPPPYQGPCTLQLRDPEQQLELNRESVRAPPNRTIFDSDLMDSAMLGGPCPPSSNSGISATCYGGGGRMEGPPPTYSEVIGHYPGSAAFQHQQSSGPASLLEGARLHPAHLAALESAAAWSQEEKQKGHPL